In the genome of Oxalobacter aliiformigenes, one region contains:
- the fabD gene encoding ACP S-malonyltransferase yields the protein MPKFAFVFPGQGSQAVGMLNGFADNAVVQETVSEASEALGFDLGKLIADGPKEELDLTTNTQPVMLTSSVAFYRAWIAAGGTVPEVIAGHSLGEFSALVAAGVIPFKDAVKLVRFRAQAMQEAVPVGVGGMAAIIGLDSTALKQACQEAAQDEVVEPANFNSPTQIVIAGHKTALARACEAAKAKGAKRALMLPVSAPFHSSLLKPASDRLAEYMADLTFSVPQIPLINNVDVAILNDPQAIKDALVRQAASPVRWVETIEKMAGMGITHIVECGPGKVLAGLCKRINNSLTGEAIVDQASLDKVLEALK from the coding sequence ATGCCTAAATTTGCCTTTGTTTTTCCGGGACAGGGGTCCCAGGCCGTGGGAATGTTGAACGGCTTCGCTGATAATGCCGTTGTACAGGAAACGGTTTCCGAGGCGTCTGAAGCGCTTGGTTTCGATCTGGGAAAACTGATAGCCGATGGTCCCAAAGAGGAACTGGATTTGACGACCAATACCCAACCGGTCATGTTGACATCATCGGTTGCTTTTTATCGGGCATGGATTGCGGCAGGCGGTACGGTTCCTGAAGTTATTGCCGGTCATAGCCTTGGAGAGTTTTCCGCTCTGGTCGCTGCCGGCGTCATTCCTTTCAAGGATGCGGTAAAGTTGGTCCGCTTCCGTGCGCAAGCCATGCAGGAAGCCGTCCCTGTCGGTGTGGGCGGCATGGCCGCTATTATAGGTCTTGACAGTACTGCCTTGAAACAGGCCTGCCAGGAAGCGGCACAAGACGAAGTGGTCGAGCCGGCCAATTTCAATTCACCCACGCAGATTGTGATTGCTGGCCACAAAACGGCACTGGCCCGTGCGTGTGAAGCGGCCAAGGCGAAGGGAGCAAAACGTGCATTGATGTTGCCTGTTTCTGCTCCATTCCATTCTTCTTTGCTAAAACCTGCATCCGATCGTCTTGCTGAATATATGGCTGATCTGACCTTTTCGGTTCCGCAGATACCATTGATCAATAATGTGGATGTGGCTATCCTGAACGATCCGCAAGCGATCAAGGATGCGCTGGTCCGTCAGGCGGCAAGCCCTGTCCGCTGGGTTGAAACCATTGAAAAAATGGCGGGGATGGGTATTACCCATATTGTGGAATGCGGTCCTGGCAAGGTGTTGGCCGGTTTGTGCAAACGAATCAATAATTCATTGACAGGGGAAGCCATTGTCGATCAGGCTTCGCTTGATAAGGTACTGGAGGCGTTGAAATGA
- a CDS encoding beta-ketoacyl-ACP synthase III yields the protein MTIYGKIIGTGSYLPPKRITNDELAGILAEKGVETSDEWIRTRSGILARHYADQGVVSSDLGARAAEKALEMANCQANDIELIIVATSTSDFFGGFPSTACMVQKKLGITSNCAAFDVQAVCSGFLYALSVADSFIRAGVYRKVLVVGAETYSRIIDYNDRTTCVLFGDGAGAVVLSASDEPGILSTALHADGHYGDILSLPGHLNNGAIEGKAFVYMDGKAVFKLAVTWLDKVGMEALDKAGLKNTDIDWMVPHQANLRIMQSSAKKLDIPSEKIIVTVDQHGNTSAASIPLAIDAGVRDGRIKSGQNILLAAIGGGLTWGAVVIRM from the coding sequence ATGACCATCTACGGCAAAATAATCGGTACTGGCAGTTACTTGCCCCCAAAACGTATAACTAATGATGAACTGGCAGGCATTCTCGCCGAAAAGGGGGTTGAAACCTCCGATGAATGGATCAGGACCCGGAGCGGTATTCTTGCACGTCATTATGCGGATCAGGGTGTCGTATCAAGCGATCTGGGAGCCAGAGCAGCCGAAAAAGCTCTGGAAATGGCAAATTGCCAGGCCAATGATATCGAATTGATCATTGTGGCGACATCAACATCCGATTTTTTTGGCGGTTTCCCGAGTACGGCGTGCATGGTACAGAAAAAACTGGGTATCACCAGCAATTGCGCCGCGTTCGACGTGCAGGCCGTATGCAGCGGTTTTCTGTATGCGTTGTCAGTGGCCGACAGTTTCATCCGGGCCGGTGTCTACAGGAAAGTGCTTGTGGTCGGCGCGGAAACCTATTCCCGCATTATTGATTATAACGACAGAACGACCTGCGTGCTGTTCGGCGATGGGGCGGGTGCTGTCGTACTGTCGGCATCGGATGAACCCGGTATTCTGTCCACTGCCTTGCATGCAGACGGCCATTATGGCGATATTCTGAGTCTTCCCGGCCATCTGAATAATGGTGCCATTGAAGGCAAGGCTTTTGTTTATATGGATGGCAAGGCAGTTTTCAAGCTGGCTGTAACCTGGCTCGACAAAGTGGGTATGGAAGCATTGGATAAAGCCGGATTGAAAAATACAGATATCGACTGGATGGTACCGCATCAGGCCAATCTCAGGATCATGCAGAGTTCGGCAAAAAAACTGGATATCCCGTCGGAAAAAATTATTGTGACGGTTGACCAGCATGGCAATACATCGGCTGCGTCCATCCCTCTTGCCATTGATGCGGGTGTTCGTGATGGACGTATCAAATCTGGCCAGAACATTTTGCTGGCCGCAATTGGCGGCGGTCTGACGTGGGGTGCCGTAGTAATAAGAATGTGA
- the plsX gene encoding phosphate acyltransferase PlsX — MGGDHGLSVTIPASLSFLGQEPAVQLVLVGQKDLIEAELKKNRVENHPRILVKHASEVVRMDDPIEIAMRRKKDSSMRVAIQLVKDGEADVCVSAGNTGALMAISRYLLKTMPGVDRPAICAILPNQKNGPTYVLDLGANVDCEAEHLHQFALMGSALFANIEGNSRPRIGLLNVGTESIKGNDVVKKAGELLHAEHDNGTLNFCGNVEGNDIFEGTCDVVVCDGFTGNVTLKAIEGLGRFFRNVLVSEFKSSLLSGLGALLAGKALKTIRQRLNPSRFNGACMLGLRGLVFKSHGGADAYAYECAIKRAHEAVRRAVLLRISTTMAELLQKTKDHQAAEKIRKANGIQEQETV; from the coding sequence ATGGGGGGAGATCACGGGTTGAGTGTTACGATTCCCGCTTCTCTTTCTTTTCTTGGACAGGAACCGGCTGTACAACTTGTTCTGGTCGGTCAGAAGGATCTGATTGAAGCTGAGCTGAAAAAAAACAGGGTTGAAAATCACCCGCGTATCCTGGTAAAGCATGCGTCAGAAGTCGTTCGCATGGATGATCCGATCGAAATAGCCATGCGCCGGAAAAAAGATTCATCCATGAGAGTCGCCATTCAGCTGGTGAAAGACGGTGAGGCGGATGTATGTGTTTCGGCCGGCAATACCGGTGCCTTGATGGCGATTTCCCGCTATCTCCTGAAAACGATGCCCGGAGTGGATCGTCCGGCGATTTGCGCCATTTTGCCCAATCAGAAAAACGGGCCGACTTACGTTCTTGATCTTGGAGCCAACGTCGATTGTGAGGCGGAACATCTGCATCAGTTTGCTTTGATGGGATCGGCCCTGTTTGCCAATATCGAAGGAAATTCCCGTCCGAGAATCGGATTGCTGAACGTCGGAACGGAGTCCATCAAGGGCAATGATGTGGTGAAAAAAGCCGGTGAATTGCTCCATGCCGAACATGACAATGGTACACTTAATTTTTGTGGGAACGTCGAGGGCAACGATATTTTCGAAGGCACGTGTGATGTCGTCGTCTGCGACGGTTTTACCGGTAATGTCACACTCAAGGCGATTGAAGGACTTGGGCGTTTTTTCCGTAATGTCCTCGTTTCGGAATTCAAGAGCAGCCTGTTGAGTGGACTGGGAGCGCTTTTGGCTGGCAAGGCACTCAAGACCATTCGTCAGCGTCTGAATCCGTCGCGGTTCAATGGCGCATGCATGCTTGGGTTGCGCGGGCTGGTATTCAAGAGTCATGGCGGTGCGGATGCCTATGCCTATGAGTGCGCGATCAAGCGTGCGCATGAGGCTGTCAGGCGTGCGGTCCTGTTGAGGATATCGACTACTATGGCAGAGTTGCTTCAAAAAACAAAAGATCATCAGGCAGCAGAAAAAATCAGAAAAGCAAACGGGATACAGGAACAAGAAACAGTATGA
- the rpmF gene encoding 50S ribosomal protein L32 has product MAVQQNKKSPSKRGMHRSHDGLEAVQLSVEPTSGEKHRRHHISPSGFYRGKKVLNTKNDQ; this is encoded by the coding sequence ATGGCAGTCCAACAAAATAAAAAATCGCCTTCGAAACGCGGCATGCACCGTTCGCATGACGGGCTGGAAGCAGTCCAGCTGTCTGTCGAGCCGACTTCCGGTGAAAAACACCGTCGCCATCATATCAGCCCGAGCGGTTTTTATCGTGGCAAGAAAGTGCTGAATACCAAAAACGATCAGTAA